Genomic segment of Streptosporangium sp. NBC_01755:
CAACGCTCCCACGGTGCCGCAGGCGACCAGCAGGATCAAGCTGCCCGGCAGTTCGATCACGCTCCACGAGAGTCCCCAGGACCCGATCAAGCTGAGTTCCTACAGCCTCGACTGGGAGAAGACCCTCTACGTCAGGAAGTCCGGCACCGATCGGTTCGCCAAGAACGGCAAGTACTTCCATTACACGCTCAACGCCGCGGGTACCCAGGCGCTGGGCACCGACCGGATATACGACGCGCAGAGCTACTCGATCGTGTCGGTCATCGACCAGCGTTCCGGCGCGGCGACCAGGATCAGGATCACCAAGGCGCCGGTCTACCCGACGCTGCCGCAGTGGTCGCCGGACGGCAGACGCGGCCTGGTGACGCTTTACGAGGCCGTGGACGACACCAGCAAGGAGTACGGCTTCGCGATCATCGACGTCGCCACGAAGAAGGCCAGGATCGTCCGTGTGAAGGAGAAGGACGCGGGCAAGTGGAGCTACTTCTGGCGGGGCGACGGCCGCGCCGTCGGCACCTGGGCGCTCACCGGCAAGACCCAGCGCATCCGCTTCTACGACCTGCAGGGCACCGTGCTGCAGACCCTGCTGGACGTGGGAACCCCGATCACCGTCGAGGGTGACGACATCTCCCCGTCGGGATCGTCGCTGCTCACGTACTGTAAGGGGACCGAGAAGGAGATCTGCGTCTGGTCCACCGGCTCCGACGCCCCGGCGAAGGTCCGGATCCCATTCGAGACCGAGCGGCTCATCGGCTGGTACGACGACGAGCACATCGCGGGCTGGCGGCGCAAGGGGTCGGGCTACGAGGCCGTGGTGTTCGACTTCGCGGGGCGGCCGCAGCGGGTGCTGGCCACCACCACCGATGCCAAGGAGTACGAGAAGCAGTTCATGCGCTTCACGCGAGAGGGCTGACATGAGGGAATGGACCCACGCCGAGCACGCCTCGGCGGTCGCCGCGGAGGCTGCCCGGATGGTCGACGTCCTGGGGGAGCGGGACATGTCCGCTCCCGTGCCGACCTGTCCTGGCTGGGATCTGGCCGGGCTTGTCACCCACATCGGTGGCGTGCACCGGTGGGTGGCCGCCATGGTCCGCGACCTGGCCGAGCGGCGCTACAGTCGCCGCGAGACGGACACGGGCCTGCCGGCTGACGCGAGCGGCTCCCCCGCCTGGCTCGCCGAGGGGGCCACCCTGCTGTCCGAGGCGCTGCTGTCGCGCGACCCGCGGGCGCCGATGTGGTCCTGGGGCGCCGAGCAGCGGGTGGGGTTCTGGTCGAGGCGCATGCTCCACGAGACCCTGG
This window contains:
- a CDS encoding maleylpyruvate isomerase family mycothiol-dependent enzyme; translated protein: MREWTHAEHASAVAAEAARMVDVLGERDMSAPVPTCPGWDLAGLVTHIGGVHRWVAAMVRDLAERRYSRRETDTGLPADASGSPAWLAEGATLLSEALLSRDPRAPMWSWGAEQRVGFWSRRMLHETLVHRMDAELALGVPVTVDEETAADGVEEFLDVLPYARWNPGVAELRGGGETISLQADTGAGWVITLDPDRFHHRRSLRPGSVTVRTATSADLLQVVWGRRSADDYAVEGDEGLLGWWRELARV